The proteins below are encoded in one region of Pleuronectes platessa chromosome 12, fPlePla1.1, whole genome shotgun sequence:
- the yipf4 gene encoding protein YIPF4 has product MQFPPTNGDFTFVSSTEAEDLSGTISTPDVKLNMGSDTGKDPYTTTFLRQRGYGWLLEVEEDDGEEIKPLLEELDIDLKDIYYKIRCVLMPMPSLGFNRQVVRDNPDFWGPLAVVLLFSMISIYGQFRVVSWIITIWIFGSLTIFLLARVLGGEVSYGQVLGVIGYSLLPLIVIAPLLLVISRFEVVSTLIKLLGVFWAAYSAASLLVGDEFKTKKPLLIYPIFLLYIYFLSLYTGV; this is encoded by the exons aTGCAGTTTCCTCCCACCAACGGAGACTTCACGTTCGTGTCCTCGACAGAAGCTGAAG ACCTCAGCGGCACCATAAGTACCCCAGACGTCAAGCTAAACATGGGCAGTGACACCGGTAAAGACCCCTACACGACCACCTTCCTGAGGCAACGAGGCTACGGCTggctgctggaggtggaggaggatgatggtGAAGAGATCAAACCTCTCCT GGAGGAACTGGACATTGACCTGAAGGACATCTACTATAAGATTCGATGTGTCCTGATGCCAATGCCATCGCTCGGCTTCAACAGGCAGGTAGTCAGAGACAACCCAGACTTCTGGGGCCCTCTGGCTGTGGTGCTGCTCTTCTCCATGATCTCCATCTATGGACAGTTCAGG GTTGTGTCTTGGATCATAACCATCTGGATATTTGGATCATTAACAATCTTCCTGCTTGCACGTGTTCTTGGTGGTGAG GTTTCATACGGCCAGGTTCTCGGAGTGATTGGATATTCCCTTCTTCCTCTCATCGTTATAGCCCCTCTGCTGTTAGTGATCAGTCGATTCGAGGTTGTCTCTACACTAATCAAA CTGTTGGGAGTGTTCTGGGCTGCTTACAGCGCTGCTTCACTGCTTGTCGGAGATGAATTCAAAACGAAGAAGCCCCTTCTCATATATCCcatttttcttttgtacatATACTTCCTATCGCTATATACTGGTGTGTGA